The following proteins are co-located in the Acidobacteriota bacterium genome:
- the rsfS gene encoding ribosome silencing factor, translating into MGGGADKQPRSRSVPVLETETAVMIAARAGIDKKATDLAVLDLRQVASFTEYFLICTGASTRQVQAISNAVEEALLQSGKRPLHIEGYSSAEWILLDYGDFIVHVFGPASRRFYDLERLWRDAPRVEVASDV; encoded by the coding sequence ATGGGTGGTGGCGCTGACAAACAACCCCGATCGCGATCGGTACCGGTGCTGGAAACTGAAACCGCGGTCATGATCGCGGCTCGCGCCGGAATCGACAAGAAGGCGACCGATCTGGCCGTGCTTGACCTGCGGCAAGTCGCCTCCTTTACAGAGTATTTCCTGATTTGCACCGGTGCGAGCACGCGGCAGGTACAAGCTATTTCCAACGCAGTTGAAGAGGCGTTGCTTCAGAGCGGCAAACGCCCGCTTCACATCGAAGGCTATAGCAGTGCAGAATGGATTCTGCTAGACTACGGCGATTTTATCGTGCATGTGTTCGGGCCGGCATCGCGCCGGTTTTACGATTTGGAGCGTTTATGGCGCGACGCGCCTCGCGTTGAAGTAGCCAGTGACGTGTAA
- the rpmA gene encoding 50S ribosomal protein L27: MAHKKGVGSSRNGRDSNAQRLGVKRFGGESVLGGAILVRQRGTKFKPGNNVGRGSDDTLFALVTGVVKYEEKGRKGKFISVYPQS, from the coding sequence ATGGCACACAAAAAGGGAGTAGGCAGTTCGCGGAATGGGCGCGACTCGAACGCGCAGCGGCTCGGCGTCAAGCGGTTTGGCGGCGAGAGCGTGTTGGGCGGCGCGATTCTGGTTCGTCAGCGAGGCACGAAATTCAAGCCCGGCAACAACGTTGGCCGCGGTTCGGACGACACGCTCTTCGCGCTGGTCACCGGCGTCGTCAAGTACGAAGAGAAGGGACGCAAAGGCAAGTTCATCAGCGTGTACCCGCAATCTTAG
- the obgE gene encoding GTPase ObgE, whose amino-acid sequence MQFLDRAKILVKAGDGGNGVTAFRREKFVPRGGPSGGDGGRGGSVYMEATEQLNTLLQFRFNPEFRAGRGSHGEGDKRHGRDGEERNILVPVGTLVTDGETGELFHDFSQPGERIVTARGGRGGRGNAQFATSTNRAPRYHEDGEPGEVRSLQLELKLIADVGLVGFPNVGKSTLISRISAARPKIADYPFTTLEPHLGVVAYGEEGSFVVADIPGLIEGAHEGTGLGLEFLRHVERTKLLVHVIDVSSTGRDPVEDFLTIGRELELYKADLLAKPQMVAASKMDALDDSERVERLRQFCEARGLKMFEISAVAGFGISEFVAGVGAEVEQIRRSSQMAVSSS is encoded by the coding sequence ATGCAGTTTTTAGATCGAGCCAAAATCTTGGTAAAGGCCGGTGACGGCGGAAACGGAGTGACCGCATTCCGCCGCGAAAAGTTTGTCCCGCGAGGAGGACCGTCGGGCGGCGACGGCGGTCGAGGCGGTTCGGTCTACATGGAAGCGACCGAGCAGCTAAACACCCTTTTGCAATTCCGCTTCAATCCTGAGTTTCGCGCGGGCCGGGGCTCACACGGCGAGGGCGACAAGCGCCACGGGCGAGACGGCGAAGAGCGCAATATCCTTGTGCCTGTGGGCACGTTGGTTACCGACGGTGAGACCGGCGAGTTGTTTCATGATTTCTCCCAACCCGGCGAGCGCATAGTAACAGCGCGAGGCGGCCGCGGAGGACGGGGCAACGCGCAGTTCGCGACTTCAACCAACCGCGCGCCGCGCTACCACGAAGACGGCGAGCCTGGCGAGGTCAGGTCGCTACAACTCGAGTTGAAGCTGATTGCAGACGTGGGTCTTGTCGGCTTTCCCAATGTCGGCAAGTCAACGCTGATCTCACGAATCTCAGCCGCCCGCCCCAAGATCGCCGACTACCCATTCACTACGTTGGAGCCGCATTTGGGAGTCGTCGCTTATGGCGAAGAAGGTTCATTCGTGGTGGCCGACATTCCAGGGTTGATCGAGGGCGCCCACGAGGGGACCGGGCTCGGACTGGAATTTCTGCGTCACGTCGAACGCACCAAGCTGCTCGTTCATGTCATCGACGTCTCTTCGACCGGTCGCGATCCAGTCGAAGATTTTCTGACGATCGGCAGGGAGCTTGAGCTTTATAAAGCTGACTTGCTTGCGAAACCTCAAATGGTGGCTGCGTCAAAGATGGACGCGCTTGATGATTCGGAGAGGGTGGAACGGCTTCGCCAGTTCTGCGAAGCGCGTGGACTCAAGATGTTTGAGATATCGGCAGTAGCCGGCTTCGGCATAAGCGAGTTCGTTGCCGGGGTCGGCGCAGAGGTCGAGCAGATTCGGAGGTCAAGCCAGATGGCGGTTTCGAGTTCATAG
- a CDS encoding sigma-54 dependent transcriptional regulator, with protein MKLVANSPAMQKVAELIDRVAATGSNVLVLGESGSGKDVAARLIHDRSLRRDRAFVKIDCAALPEDLLESELFGYEKGAFTGATESKPGRFEAADGGTLVLDEIASLMSSSQAKLLRVIEERRFERLGGKQPVKIDVRIIALANIDIKQAVRVRTFRDDLYYRLAVVTIELPRLVDRLEDLPQLADEFVRQFASRSGRDGVRLSKAALEALSSYDFPGNVRELRNIIEHAVVTSSEDVIEPAGLPEYLRSAARLMQSRKTKPSLAELEAVYIAEVLEHTRGNKTRAAEILGISRKNLYEKMRRYNIGKLGTGSPALN; from the coding sequence ATGAAGCTCGTTGCCAATTCGCCGGCTATGCAGAAGGTCGCGGAACTGATCGACAGAGTCGCGGCCACCGGGTCGAACGTGCTGGTGTTGGGCGAATCGGGAAGCGGCAAAGATGTCGCGGCTCGGCTTATTCACGATCGCAGCCTTCGACGCGATCGGGCGTTTGTAAAGATCGACTGCGCGGCGTTGCCCGAAGACCTTCTGGAGTCGGAGTTGTTCGGTTATGAGAAGGGGGCCTTCACTGGTGCGACCGAATCGAAGCCCGGACGATTTGAGGCAGCCGACGGCGGCACCCTGGTGCTCGACGAGATAGCCAGCCTCATGTCGTCGTCTCAGGCGAAGCTCCTGAGGGTGATTGAGGAACGCAGGTTTGAGCGGCTCGGCGGGAAGCAACCGGTAAAGATCGACGTTCGTATAATCGCGTTGGCGAACATCGATATCAAGCAGGCCGTGCGAGTTCGAACTTTTCGCGATGATCTGTACTACCGGCTCGCGGTGGTGACTATTGAGCTGCCGAGGCTGGTCGATCGACTCGAGGATTTGCCTCAGCTTGCAGACGAGTTCGTTAGACAGTTTGCGTCTCGCAGCGGCCGGGATGGCGTACGGCTTTCAAAGGCGGCCCTGGAGGCGCTTTCGAGCTATGATTTTCCAGGCAATGTTCGAGAGCTAAGGAACATCATAGAACACGCGGTGGTCACGTCGAGCGAAGACGTTATCGAGCCGGCGGGGTTGCCCGAGTACTTGCGATCGGCTGCGCGGCTGATGCAATCGCGCAAGACAAAGCCATCGCTCGCGGAGCTGGAGGCTGTCTATATCGCCGAGGTGCTCGAGCATACGCGCGGAAACAAAACGCGCGCGGCCGAGATATTGGGAATTAGCCGCAAGAATCTCTACGAAAAGATGCGGCGGTATAACATCGGCAAGCTGGGAACGGGCAGCCCGGCGCTGAACTAG
- a CDS encoding DMT family transporter, with amino-acid sequence MSEEHTNASQRGPGRVMAAMGFAVLALAFSAIFIIKLEQAEVPAPVIAFYRMAVATALLLPPALAFKWKEIRSLAREDIGLLALGGFCLAVHFGAWITSLKYVPIATAVVLVNSHPLFVVIASYLFLGERPSRRSLIGAGVGLAGMAVISHDALGDLRPAMKGDALALLGALAVVGYFIVGRKARARISVLGYVTPLYAVCSLLLLIWVIAAGDQLLPYSASTWGYLAALAIVPTIIGHTVFNWAIKHVRPTAISLAFLGEPVAASVLALIFFAQRPPLATLAGGALVLAGVYLTTSK; translated from the coding sequence GTGAGCGAAGAACACACCAACGCCTCGCAGCGCGGCCCAGGCCGGGTAATGGCAGCGATGGGGTTCGCCGTTCTAGCGCTCGCGTTTTCTGCGATATTTATCATCAAGCTGGAGCAAGCAGAAGTTCCAGCGCCGGTAATCGCGTTCTACCGGATGGCTGTCGCGACCGCGTTGCTATTGCCGCCGGCGCTGGCGTTCAAGTGGAAAGAGATTCGGTCGCTGGCGCGAGAAGATATCGGCTTGCTGGCGTTGGGAGGATTCTGCCTGGCGGTCCATTTCGGCGCGTGGATCACATCGCTCAAGTATGTCCCCATCGCCACCGCGGTGGTGTTGGTCAACAGTCATCCGTTGTTCGTAGTCATCGCTTCGTACCTCTTTCTCGGCGAGCGGCCCTCACGGCGTAGCCTCATCGGCGCCGGCGTCGGGCTCGCGGGGATGGCAGTTATTAGCCACGACGCTCTAGGGGACCTTCGACCGGCGATGAAGGGTGATGCTCTCGCGCTGTTGGGCGCCCTGGCGGTGGTCGGCTATTTTATCGTTGGCCGAAAGGCGCGAGCACGAATCAGCGTGCTTGGCTACGTCACTCCACTCTACGCCGTGTGCTCTTTGTTGCTGCTAATCTGGGTAATCGCCGCCGGTGATCAGCTTCTTCCTTACAGCGCAAGCACGTGGGGATATCTGGCAGCGCTGGCGATTGTGCCGACGATAATTGGTCATACGGTTTTTAACTGGGCGATCAAGCACGTACGGCCAACGGCAATCTCATTGGCGTTTCTCGGCGAGCCGGTAGCAGCAAGCGTGCTCGCACTGATTTTCTTTGCGCAGCGCCCGCCGCTCGCAACTTTGGCCGGCGGCGCTCTCGTGCTTGCAGGTGTTTATCTGACGACCTCGAAGTAG
- the rplU gene encoding 50S ribosomal protein L21: protein MAYAIIQSGGKQFRVTEGEIVRLPSIRAEVGASVELEALLQADGDRIQVGQVGGDQVKATVVEHGRGKKVIVFKKKRRKQYKKIHGHRQDFTAVRIESVGAASDKSE from the coding sequence GTGGCATACGCGATCATTCAGTCCGGCGGCAAACAGTTCCGAGTCACTGAGGGAGAGATCGTTCGTCTCCCCTCGATCAGAGCGGAAGTCGGCGCGTCGGTCGAGCTTGAGGCGCTTTTGCAAGCCGATGGCGACCGCATTCAAGTCGGGCAAGTCGGCGGCGATCAAGTCAAGGCTACCGTCGTCGAGCACGGCCGCGGCAAGAAGGTGATCGTCTTCAAGAAGAAGCGCCGCAAGCAATACAAGAAGATTCACGGTCATCGCCAGGACTTCACCGCGGTTCGGATCGAATCAGTTGGCGCGGCTTCGGACAAATCAGAATAG
- a CDS encoding 23S rRNA (pseudouridine(1915)-N(3))-methyltransferase RlmH, which produces MNQNSEPGTIMKLRIVWIGKTKNAPAKQLLQEYLERVGKFAAVEVTELRDRNDVGSDTRRIIDKEGEDILARTAAAPYLIALDERGRELDSIKLAELIEKHRVLGTKQLTFVIGGYGGLSEAVCRRADFVLALSKMTLTHELARVLLMEQIYRAFTIIHDLPYQK; this is translated from the coding sequence ATGAACCAGAACTCGGAACCCGGAACCATCATGAAGCTGCGGATCGTTTGGATCGGCAAAACGAAAAACGCTCCTGCGAAGCAATTGCTTCAGGAATACCTGGAGCGCGTCGGCAAGTTTGCCGCCGTTGAAGTAACCGAGTTGCGCGATCGCAATGACGTCGGCAGCGATACGCGACGGATCATTGATAAAGAGGGCGAGGACATACTTGCTCGAACAGCGGCGGCCCCGTATCTTATTGCGCTTGACGAGCGCGGGCGCGAGCTTGATTCGATCAAGCTGGCCGAGCTGATCGAAAAGCACAGGGTGCTGGGTACGAAGCAGTTGACGTTCGTGATTGGCGGATACGGTGGACTATCGGAGGCGGTGTGTAGGCGAGCGGATTTTGTGCTGGCGTTGTCGAAAATGACCCTGACCCACGAGCTCGCGCGAGTCTTGTTGATGGAGCAGATCTACCGTGCTTTTACAATTATTCATGATTTGCCTTATCAAAAGTGA
- a CDS encoding double zinc ribbon domain-containing protein, protein MLPRALRNIRDGLLGLAYPEQCRVCGGAVESWDDGVACAECWDDPNVTKLLKESLCAKCGVPVSNAIVDVQAATRPARLCGMCATLPLTSARACGVYAGALEASVLFLKVTPHICPRLREIICHTLSDHRQALAGDVVVPVPLHRLRERQRGFNQAAIIARLISREFSFRLDDRSMLRTKPTERHRTGMDAADRAQSVERAFEVARPRLIDGASVLVVDDVYTTGSTLCAAALSLIEAGARQVTALTIARVGDR, encoded by the coding sequence GTGCTGCCACGCGCACTGCGAAACATCAGAGATGGACTGCTGGGCCTGGCATATCCTGAACAGTGCCGTGTGTGCGGCGGCGCCGTGGAATCTTGGGACGACGGTGTAGCGTGCGCCGAATGCTGGGACGATCCAAACGTAACAAAACTTCTAAAGGAATCTTTGTGCGCGAAGTGCGGCGTACCGGTGTCGAACGCCATAGTCGATGTTCAGGCGGCTACTCGGCCAGCCCGGCTTTGCGGAATGTGCGCGACGCTTCCGTTAACGTCGGCCCGCGCTTGTGGAGTTTATGCTGGCGCTCTCGAAGCCAGCGTTCTGTTCTTGAAGGTCACCCCTCACATCTGTCCTCGTCTGCGGGAAATCATCTGTCACACCTTGTCTGACCATCGCCAGGCGTTGGCTGGCGATGTAGTTGTGCCGGTCCCGCTGCATCGCCTTCGAGAGCGGCAGCGTGGATTCAATCAAGCGGCAATTATCGCCAGGCTGATCTCACGCGAGTTCAGCTTCCGTCTCGACGATCGCTCGATGCTGCGGACTAAACCTACCGAGCGGCATCGCACAGGAATGGACGCGGCCGACCGCGCGCAGTCGGTCGAGCGAGCCTTCGAGGTCGCGAGGCCGCGGTTGATAGACGGCGCGTCCGTGCTGGTGGTCGACGACGTGTACACGACTGGCAGCACTCTGTGCGCAGCGGCCCTCTCGCTGATCGAAGCAGGCGCTCGACAGGTTACCGCCCTAACCATCGCGCGAGTCGGGGACAGGTGA
- the serA gene encoding phosphoglycerate dehydrogenase, translating into MRILVCDGLEKSGVDKLRSASGMTVDEQPSISGDELARIIGGYDALIVRSKTSVTADLIDRATNLRVVGRAGTGVDNIDVAAATRRGVVVMNAAAGNTVTTAEHTMAMLLSLARQIPQAVTSTKAGRWEKDRFLGVELMGKTLGIVGLGRIGTAVAERARAFGMNILAYDPYFTREAAHELGIEMIALDDLIARADFITIHTPLTDETRGMINSAAIDKMKHGVRLINCARGGLIDERALIDAIRSGKVAGAALDVFEQEPTPPDNALLALDEVITTPHLGASTTEAQLGVATMIAEQVLDYLKHGTVRGAVNMPAVSAELLASIGPYISLGDKIGLFQGLVFGHDLREVAIEYSGEVTEYDVKPITQAVLAGLLGPVIERVNMVNAAMVAEQRGIKVSESLSRRARDFASMIRVRAVTAERESEVAGALFGRRDGRIVRINGFSLEAIPKGHMLLLFNRDQPGVLGSIATFIGENHVNIGRLYLGRKKIGESALALIQIDQPMSEETLSALASLPGVISVKQVKL; encoded by the coding sequence ATGCGCATTCTCGTTTGTGACGGATTGGAGAAGAGCGGGGTTGACAAGCTCAGATCAGCCAGCGGCATGACGGTCGACGAACAGCCTTCGATCAGCGGCGATGAACTCGCTCGAATCATCGGCGGTTACGACGCGCTGATCGTTCGCAGCAAGACCAGTGTCACCGCCGATCTGATCGACCGAGCAACCAACCTCCGCGTCGTTGGCCGCGCCGGCACGGGCGTCGACAACATTGACGTCGCCGCCGCTACGCGGCGCGGCGTGGTGGTGATGAATGCTGCTGCCGGAAACACGGTCACTACGGCCGAGCACACAATGGCGATGCTGCTGTCGCTCGCGCGCCAGATACCGCAAGCCGTGACTTCAACTAAAGCCGGCCGCTGGGAGAAGGACAGATTCCTCGGCGTCGAGCTTATGGGCAAGACGCTGGGGATCGTCGGACTCGGGCGCATCGGCACGGCCGTCGCCGAGCGCGCGCGCGCGTTCGGGATGAACATATTGGCTTACGATCCTTACTTCACGCGTGAAGCCGCGCACGAGCTCGGCATCGAAATGATCGCGCTCGATGATCTCATAGCCCGCGCCGATTTCATCACGATCCACACGCCGCTAACGGATGAAACTCGCGGAATGATCAACTCCGCCGCAATCGACAAAATGAAACACGGCGTGAGACTCATCAACTGCGCTCGCGGCGGCTTGATTGATGAACGAGCCCTGATCGATGCGATCCGCTCCGGCAAAGTCGCAGGCGCGGCGCTGGACGTGTTCGAGCAGGAACCGACGCCGCCCGACAATGCGCTGCTTGCGCTCGATGAGGTGATCACAACGCCTCACCTTGGAGCATCGACGACCGAAGCTCAGCTTGGAGTAGCGACGATGATTGCCGAGCAGGTGCTTGACTACTTGAAACACGGCACGGTGCGCGGCGCAGTCAACATGCCCGCAGTAAGCGCCGAGCTGCTCGCGTCCATCGGACCATACATCTCCCTTGGCGATAAGATAGGCCTCTTTCAAGGTCTGGTATTCGGCCACGACTTACGCGAGGTCGCCATCGAATACTCGGGCGAGGTCACCGAGTACGACGTCAAGCCCATAACTCAAGCGGTGCTCGCAGGGCTGCTCGGCCCGGTGATCGAGCGGGTGAATATGGTCAACGCGGCAATGGTCGCCGAACAGCGTGGCATTAAAGTCAGCGAATCGCTGTCGCGCCGCGCGCGAGACTTCGCGAGCATGATTCGAGTTCGGGCGGTGACCGCGGAGCGCGAAAGCGAAGTCGCGGGAGCGCTATTCGGCCGCCGCGACGGACGCATAGTTCGAATCAACGGCTTTAGTCTCGAAGCGATCCCAAAGGGCCACATGCTTCTGCTCTTCAACCGCGACCAGCCCGGCGTTCTCGGAAGCATCGCTACATTCATAGGCGAGAACCACGTCAACATCGGCCGGCTCTATCTCGGGCGCAAGAAGATTGGAGAGAGCGCGCTGGCGTTGATTCAGATCGACCAGCCCATGTCCGAAGAAACACTGAGCGCGCTTGCTTCGCTGCCAGGCGTCATCTCAGTCAAGCAAGTAAAGCTGTGA
- the nadD gene encoding nicotinate-nucleotide adenylyltransferase, with product MMDERRIAAFGGTFDPVHNGHIEVSRAIVQNFLLDQLLIIPANRPPHKNSSAIADAYHRFAMSVMASLEEPRVVVSTIELESPDRPYTFETVERLRSIFGTRTRLFFVLGADSFEEISTWREPARLLSSTNLIVVARPGHEVTSSHLDERFRSTVVDLRGRDGKLEIGGELNEHRIYLTSYVNTGISSTEIRQRVRDGKSIEGLVPAHVADYIRKYELYRR from the coding sequence ATGATGGACGAACGCCGCATAGCAGCATTCGGAGGAACATTCGATCCGGTGCACAACGGACACATTGAAGTCTCGCGCGCCATCGTCCAGAACTTCCTGCTTGATCAACTGCTGATCATTCCTGCAAACAGGCCGCCGCATAAGAACTCGAGCGCAATCGCTGACGCTTACCATCGATTTGCAATGTCGGTCATGGCTTCGCTCGAGGAGCCGCGGGTGGTGGTTTCAACTATCGAACTGGAATCGCCCGACCGTCCATACACGTTTGAGACCGTCGAGCGGCTTCGAAGCATTTTCGGAACTAGGACCAGACTGTTTTTTGTTTTGGGCGCGGATTCGTTCGAGGAGATCAGCACCTGGCGCGAACCCGCGCGATTGCTATCGTCCACGAACCTAATTGTAGTTGCGCGGCCGGGGCACGAGGTGACTTCATCGCACCTGGACGAGCGATTCAGGTCAACCGTCGTGGACTTGCGCGGACGCGACGGTAAGCTCGAGATAGGCGGAGAGTTGAACGAGCATCGTATCTACTTGACCAGCTATGTTAACACCGGCATCTCGTCTACGGAGATCAGGCAAAGAGTGCGCGACGGAAAGTCGATAGAAGGCCTGGTGCCGGCGCACGTGGCCGACTATATCAGAAAGTACGAACTGTACAGACGGTGA
- a CDS encoding TraR/DksA family transcriptional regulator, with translation MDKRKLRQYEAMLTEQRNSLLGMVERTEDYGREADRDVSQDPADKASNSYTKELLFSQSTNERNTLRLIEEALDRITEGTFGECMNCSEDIQPKRLDAIPWTPHCIKCQEQMELGLLVEKES, from the coding sequence ATGGACAAAAGGAAATTAAGACAATACGAGGCCATGTTGACCGAGCAAAGAAATTCGCTGCTGGGCATGGTAGAGCGCACTGAAGACTACGGCCGCGAGGCTGACCGCGATGTCAGCCAGGATCCCGCCGACAAGGCGTCGAACTCATACACTAAAGAGCTTCTCTTCTCTCAGAGCACAAACGAGCGCAATACGCTCCGGTTGATCGAAGAAGCGTTGGATCGAATCACCGAGGGGACTTTTGGCGAGTGCATGAACTGCAGTGAGGATATTCAGCCCAAGCGACTCGATGCCATACCCTGGACGCCTCACTGCATCAAGTGTCAGGAGCAAATGGAGCTAGGCCTGCTAGTTGAAAAAGAGAGTTGA
- the pcp gene encoding pyroglutamyl-peptidase I, whose amino-acid sequence MKRLLLTAFEPFAGEGINPSLEAARQMDKIDFRDALVRIAELPVDRYRAVDMALELIRAGHPDIVIMLGEAGGRYRITPERVAINVDDFRIPDNAGNKPRDEPIVQGGPVGYFSTLPIRAITDRINRALIPAAISNSAGAYLCNRLFYSAMHSISVGRLPAIAGFIHLPYLHEQAINKYPDVPSLSRESIVEAVRLAIEVSLSDEN is encoded by the coding sequence GTGAAGAGACTACTGCTAACTGCCTTCGAGCCTTTCGCCGGTGAGGGCATAAACCCCTCGCTTGAAGCTGCCCGCCAAATGGATAAGATCGACTTTCGCGATGCGCTCGTCCGCATCGCCGAGCTTCCGGTTGATCGATACCGGGCGGTCGATATGGCACTCGAACTCATACGCGCGGGCCACCCAGATATCGTCATTATGCTCGGAGAAGCAGGAGGCAGATATCGAATCACGCCCGAGCGAGTCGCGATCAACGTCGATGACTTTCGCATTCCTGATAACGCGGGGAATAAACCCAGGGACGAACCCATTGTCCAAGGCGGACCGGTCGGATATTTTTCAACGCTTCCGATTCGCGCGATCACCGATCGGATCAACAGAGCGCTCATTCCGGCAGCGATCTCAAACAGCGCCGGCGCATATTTGTGCAACAGGCTCTTCTACAGCGCGATGCATTCGATTAGCGTCGGACGGCTGCCCGCGATCGCCGGCTTCATACATCTGCCTTATCTTCACGAGCAGGCAATAAACAAATATCCGGACGTGCCCAGCCTCTCACGGGAATCGATAGTGGAAGCGGTACGGCTGGCGATCGAAGTTTCGCTAAGCGATGAGAACTAA